The Primulina eburnea isolate SZY01 chromosome 6, ASM2296580v1, whole genome shotgun sequence genome contains a region encoding:
- the LOC140833890 gene encoding uncharacterized protein isoform X3, whose product MHSIYSRDACSLVCKRWLYLEGLSRNTVQFGRSGKNDTMIRLFADRFVNVQSVYINETSSSSSAKLGKRRRGVGSSTATRFGRGSNKNAFDSKTGTSCLSDSGLETVGGRFAKLEKLSLIWCSDVTDLGLRSFAEKCKTLKSLDLQGCYIGDEGLAAVGACCSGLNDLNLRFCEGLTDKGLVLLALGSGRTLKSLGVAACAKITDVSLEVVGSHCKSLETLSLDSETIHDKGLLAVAKGCPMLKVLKLQCINLTDEALQAVGSFCLSLELLALYSFHKFTDRSLYAIGKGCSRLKNLTLSDCYFLSNEGLHFVAIGCQELVHVEVNGCHNIGTSGLKSVGKFCSGLSELSLLYCQRIDNDALREIGNGCKFLQALHLVDCSSIGNFAICCIARGCSNLRKLHIRRCYEVGNEGITAIGQNCKFLSDLSIRFCDSIGDEALISIGGGCPSLQHLNVSGCNQIGDAGIMAISRGCPQLSYLDISVLQKLSDRALIDLGEGCPFLKDIVISHCREITNIGLSYLARRCMLLESCHLVYCPGITETGIATLITSCTRMKKVLVEKWKVSERTKRHAGSIINYLCVDL is encoded by the exons ATGC ATTCAATATATAGCCGTGATGCTTGTTCTCTCGTTTGCAAACGCTGGTTATATCTTGAGGGGCTGAGCCGCAACACGGTCCAGTTTGGTAGATCTGGCAAGAATGACACTATGATCAGGCTGTTTGCCGATCGTTTTGTGAATGTCCAAAGTGTGTATATCAATGAGACTTCCAGTTCCAGCTCCGCCAAATTG GGGAAAAGACGACGTGGCGTTGGCTCTTCTACTGCGACCAGGTTTGGCCGTGGCTCTAATAAAAATGCGTTTGATAGCAAGACAGGAACTAGCTGTTTGTCAGACTCTGGGTTGGAAACTGTTGGTGGTCGCTTTGCAAAACTAGAAAAATTGAGCCTTATTTGGTGCTCGGATGTAACAGATTTGGGACTAAGATCTTTTGCCGAGAAATGTAAAACTCTTAAATCTTTGGATTTACAG GGCTGCTACATCGGAGATGAAGGTTTGGCTGCGGTGGGAGCATGCTGTAGTGGGCTTAATGATTTAAATTTGCGGTTTTGTGAAGGCTTGACTGACAAGGGACTCGTTCTGTTGGCCCTTGGTAGTGGGAGGACTTTGAAATCACTTGGAGTCGCTGCTTGTGCAAAGATTACTGATGTCTCATTAGAAGTGGTGGGTTCTCATTGCAAATCTCTTGAAACTCTGTCACTAGACTCAGAAACCATCCATGACAAAGGCTTGCTTGCTGTGGCCAAAGGATGCCCTATGTTGAAAGTTCTGAAACTACAGTGTATAAATCTAACGGATGAGGCTTTACAAGCTGTTGGTTCTTTCTGTTTGTCGTTGGAGTTATTGGCCCTATACAGCTTCCACAAATTCACTGACAG GAGCCTGTATGCCATAGGGAAAGGGTGTAGTAGACTGAAAAATCTTACATTGAGCGACTGCTACTTTTTAAGCAACGAGGGCTTGCATTTTGTCGCCATTGGTTGCCAAGAACTTGTGCATGTTGAAGTTAATGGCTGTCACAATATCGGAACAAGCGGATTGAAGTCTGTTGGAAAATTTTGCAG TGGTCTTTCTGAATTATCCTTGCTGTACTGTCAGAGGATAGACAATGATGCTTTACGTGAAATTGGTAATGGATGCAAGTTCCTACAAGCTCTTCACTTGGTGGATTGCTCCAGTATTGGGAATTTTGCCATATGTTGCATAGCTAGAGGATGTAGCAACTTAAGAAAGCTTCATATTCGCCGATGTTACGAG GTGGGGAATGAAGGGATTACTGCTATTGGTCAGAACTGCAAATTCCTTTCAGATCTCAGTATACGCTTCTGTGATAG CATAGGCGATGAAGCGCTGATTTCAATTGGTGGAGGTTGCCCCTCATTGCAACATTTAAACGTCAGTGGTTGCAACCAAATTGGGGATGCTGGGATAATGGCCATTTCGAGAGGTTGCCCTCAACTTAGCTATCTGGATATAAGCGTTCTTCAG AAACTGAGCGACAGGGCCTTGATTGACTTAGGCGAAGGCTGCCCCTTTCTAAAGGACATAGTGATATCGCATTGTCGAGAAATAACAAACATAGGCCTCAGCTATCTTGCTCGGAGATGCATGCTACTGGAATCGTGTCACTTGGTTTACTGCCCGGGAATCACAGAAACTGGCATAGCCACACTGATTACAAGCTGTACGAGGATGAAAAAGGTGTTGGTCGAGAAGTGGAAGGTTAGTGAACGTACCAAAAGACATGCTGGATCCATCATCAACTACCTCTGCGTCGACCTTTGA
- the LOC140833890 gene encoding uncharacterized protein isoform X1, with product MMKIDLINLVLPDELIQEIFGRLESKSSRDACSLVCKRWLSLERLSRFAISISSSTPESYIRLLSRVFVNLRSVYIDERRSMSLPVQCGKRRRGVGSSTATRFGRGSNKNAFDSKTGTSCLSDSGLETVGGRFAKLEKLSLIWCSDVTDLGLRSFAEKCKTLKSLDLQGCYIGDEGLAAVGACCSGLNDLNLRFCEGLTDKGLVLLALGSGRTLKSLGVAACAKITDVSLEVVGSHCKSLETLSLDSETIHDKGLLAVAKGCPMLKVLKLQCINLTDEALQAVGSFCLSLELLALYSFHKFTDRSLYAIGKGCSRLKNLTLSDCYFLSNEGLHFVAIGCQELVHVEVNGCHNIGTSGLKSVGKFCSGLSELSLLYCQRIDNDALREIGNGCKFLQALHLVDCSSIGNFAICCIARGCSNLRKLHIRRCYEVGNEGITAIGQNCKFLSDLSIRFCDSIGDEALISIGGGCPSLQHLNVSGCNQIGDAGIMAISRGCPQLSYLDISVLQKLSDRALIDLGEGCPFLKDIVISHCREITNIGLSYLARRCMLLESCHLVYCPGITETGIATLITSCTRMKKVLVEKWKVSERTKRHAGSIINYLCVDL from the exons ATGATGAAAATTGATCTGATAAATTTGGTTCTACCGGACGAATTGATACAGGAAATCTTCGGTCGCTTGGAGTCGAAGTCGAGCCGCGATGCCTGTTCGCTGGTTTGCAAGCGGTGGCTCAGCCTGGAGCGGCTTAGCCGCTTTGCAATCTCTATCAGCTCCTCCACGCCTGAGTCGTACATCAGGTTGTTGAGCAGGGTATTTGTCAATCTGAGAAGTGTGTATATCGACGAACGCCGCTCCATGTCATTGCCTGTTCAATGC GGGAAAAGACGACGTGGCGTTGGCTCTTCTACTGCGACCAGGTTTGGCCGTGGCTCTAATAAAAATGCGTTTGATAGCAAGACAGGAACTAGCTGTTTGTCAGACTCTGGGTTGGAAACTGTTGGTGGTCGCTTTGCAAAACTAGAAAAATTGAGCCTTATTTGGTGCTCGGATGTAACAGATTTGGGACTAAGATCTTTTGCCGAGAAATGTAAAACTCTTAAATCTTTGGATTTACAG GGCTGCTACATCGGAGATGAAGGTTTGGCTGCGGTGGGAGCATGCTGTAGTGGGCTTAATGATTTAAATTTGCGGTTTTGTGAAGGCTTGACTGACAAGGGACTCGTTCTGTTGGCCCTTGGTAGTGGGAGGACTTTGAAATCACTTGGAGTCGCTGCTTGTGCAAAGATTACTGATGTCTCATTAGAAGTGGTGGGTTCTCATTGCAAATCTCTTGAAACTCTGTCACTAGACTCAGAAACCATCCATGACAAAGGCTTGCTTGCTGTGGCCAAAGGATGCCCTATGTTGAAAGTTCTGAAACTACAGTGTATAAATCTAACGGATGAGGCTTTACAAGCTGTTGGTTCTTTCTGTTTGTCGTTGGAGTTATTGGCCCTATACAGCTTCCACAAATTCACTGACAG GAGCCTGTATGCCATAGGGAAAGGGTGTAGTAGACTGAAAAATCTTACATTGAGCGACTGCTACTTTTTAAGCAACGAGGGCTTGCATTTTGTCGCCATTGGTTGCCAAGAACTTGTGCATGTTGAAGTTAATGGCTGTCACAATATCGGAACAAGCGGATTGAAGTCTGTTGGAAAATTTTGCAG TGGTCTTTCTGAATTATCCTTGCTGTACTGTCAGAGGATAGACAATGATGCTTTACGTGAAATTGGTAATGGATGCAAGTTCCTACAAGCTCTTCACTTGGTGGATTGCTCCAGTATTGGGAATTTTGCCATATGTTGCATAGCTAGAGGATGTAGCAACTTAAGAAAGCTTCATATTCGCCGATGTTACGAG GTGGGGAATGAAGGGATTACTGCTATTGGTCAGAACTGCAAATTCCTTTCAGATCTCAGTATACGCTTCTGTGATAG CATAGGCGATGAAGCGCTGATTTCAATTGGTGGAGGTTGCCCCTCATTGCAACATTTAAACGTCAGTGGTTGCAACCAAATTGGGGATGCTGGGATAATGGCCATTTCGAGAGGTTGCCCTCAACTTAGCTATCTGGATATAAGCGTTCTTCAG AAACTGAGCGACAGGGCCTTGATTGACTTAGGCGAAGGCTGCCCCTTTCTAAAGGACATAGTGATATCGCATTGTCGAGAAATAACAAACATAGGCCTCAGCTATCTTGCTCGGAGATGCATGCTACTGGAATCGTGTCACTTGGTTTACTGCCCGGGAATCACAGAAACTGGCATAGCCACACTGATTACAAGCTGTACGAGGATGAAAAAGGTGTTGGTCGAGAAGTGGAAGGTTAGTGAACGTACCAAAAGACATGCTGGATCCATCATCAACTACCTCTGCGTCGACCTTTGA
- the LOC140833890 gene encoding uncharacterized protein isoform X2, which yields MEDQINSTLADDELIEIFRRLDSIYSRDACSLVCKRWLYLEGLSRNTVQFGRSGKNDTMIRLFADRFVNVQSVYINETSSSSSAKLGKRRRGVGSSTATRFGRGSNKNAFDSKTGTSCLSDSGLETVGGRFAKLEKLSLIWCSDVTDLGLRSFAEKCKTLKSLDLQGCYIGDEGLAAVGACCSGLNDLNLRFCEGLTDKGLVLLALGSGRTLKSLGVAACAKITDVSLEVVGSHCKSLETLSLDSETIHDKGLLAVAKGCPMLKVLKLQCINLTDEALQAVGSFCLSLELLALYSFHKFTDRSLYAIGKGCSRLKNLTLSDCYFLSNEGLHFVAIGCQELVHVEVNGCHNIGTSGLKSVGKFCSGLSELSLLYCQRIDNDALREIGNGCKFLQALHLVDCSSIGNFAICCIARGCSNLRKLHIRRCYEVGNEGITAIGQNCKFLSDLSIRFCDSIGDEALISIGGGCPSLQHLNVSGCNQIGDAGIMAISRGCPQLSYLDISVLQKLSDRALIDLGEGCPFLKDIVISHCREITNIGLSYLARRCMLLESCHLVYCPGITETGIATLITSCTRMKKVLVEKWKVSERTKRHAGSIINYLCVDL from the exons ATGGAAGATCAGATAAATTCTACATTAGCAGACGATGAACTAATAGAAATTTTCCGACGTTTAGATTCAATATATAGCCGTGATGCTTGTTCTCTCGTTTGCAAACGCTGGTTATATCTTGAGGGGCTGAGCCGCAACACGGTCCAGTTTGGTAGATCTGGCAAGAATGACACTATGATCAGGCTGTTTGCCGATCGTTTTGTGAATGTCCAAAGTGTGTATATCAATGAGACTTCCAGTTCCAGCTCCGCCAAATTG GGGAAAAGACGACGTGGCGTTGGCTCTTCTACTGCGACCAGGTTTGGCCGTGGCTCTAATAAAAATGCGTTTGATAGCAAGACAGGAACTAGCTGTTTGTCAGACTCTGGGTTGGAAACTGTTGGTGGTCGCTTTGCAAAACTAGAAAAATTGAGCCTTATTTGGTGCTCGGATGTAACAGATTTGGGACTAAGATCTTTTGCCGAGAAATGTAAAACTCTTAAATCTTTGGATTTACAG GGCTGCTACATCGGAGATGAAGGTTTGGCTGCGGTGGGAGCATGCTGTAGTGGGCTTAATGATTTAAATTTGCGGTTTTGTGAAGGCTTGACTGACAAGGGACTCGTTCTGTTGGCCCTTGGTAGTGGGAGGACTTTGAAATCACTTGGAGTCGCTGCTTGTGCAAAGATTACTGATGTCTCATTAGAAGTGGTGGGTTCTCATTGCAAATCTCTTGAAACTCTGTCACTAGACTCAGAAACCATCCATGACAAAGGCTTGCTTGCTGTGGCCAAAGGATGCCCTATGTTGAAAGTTCTGAAACTACAGTGTATAAATCTAACGGATGAGGCTTTACAAGCTGTTGGTTCTTTCTGTTTGTCGTTGGAGTTATTGGCCCTATACAGCTTCCACAAATTCACTGACAG GAGCCTGTATGCCATAGGGAAAGGGTGTAGTAGACTGAAAAATCTTACATTGAGCGACTGCTACTTTTTAAGCAACGAGGGCTTGCATTTTGTCGCCATTGGTTGCCAAGAACTTGTGCATGTTGAAGTTAATGGCTGTCACAATATCGGAACAAGCGGATTGAAGTCTGTTGGAAAATTTTGCAG TGGTCTTTCTGAATTATCCTTGCTGTACTGTCAGAGGATAGACAATGATGCTTTACGTGAAATTGGTAATGGATGCAAGTTCCTACAAGCTCTTCACTTGGTGGATTGCTCCAGTATTGGGAATTTTGCCATATGTTGCATAGCTAGAGGATGTAGCAACTTAAGAAAGCTTCATATTCGCCGATGTTACGAG GTGGGGAATGAAGGGATTACTGCTATTGGTCAGAACTGCAAATTCCTTTCAGATCTCAGTATACGCTTCTGTGATAG CATAGGCGATGAAGCGCTGATTTCAATTGGTGGAGGTTGCCCCTCATTGCAACATTTAAACGTCAGTGGTTGCAACCAAATTGGGGATGCTGGGATAATGGCCATTTCGAGAGGTTGCCCTCAACTTAGCTATCTGGATATAAGCGTTCTTCAG AAACTGAGCGACAGGGCCTTGATTGACTTAGGCGAAGGCTGCCCCTTTCTAAAGGACATAGTGATATCGCATTGTCGAGAAATAACAAACATAGGCCTCAGCTATCTTGCTCGGAGATGCATGCTACTGGAATCGTGTCACTTGGTTTACTGCCCGGGAATCACAGAAACTGGCATAGCCACACTGATTACAAGCTGTACGAGGATGAAAAAGGTGTTGGTCGAGAAGTGGAAGGTTAGTGAACGTACCAAAAGACATGCTGGATCCATCATCAACTACCTCTGCGTCGACCTTTGA
- the LOC140835390 gene encoding uncharacterized protein — MELCDWLRLSFTKDECEECVMQMWATWNERQEKLHEGKGYHIVSKISGHMQYLQDYRHSLYQKNVPLLATAKSKPDEVWKLPVPGSWRLDVDVCYDERRGSFGTRGIIRGSDGLGIIAFGKSIPKPQSLMDGELLAIRDGLKVAKERQCFSLQIASDSLLAVQEVTNPSENLSHTGILVTEILKLMEGHEITKISHVRCSANMVAHYITKFSSLSPLPANWEGGTSLFS; from the coding sequence ATGGAGCTCTGCGATTGGTTAAGGCTCTCTTTTACTAAAGATGAATGTGAAGAATGTGTAATGCAAATGTGGGCAACGTGGAATGAGCGCCAAGAAAAACTACATGAAGGAAAAGGATATCACATTGTTAGCAAGATTTCGGGCCacatgcaatatttacaagattaTAGACACTCCTTATATCAAAAGAATGTCCCACTACTGGCCACTGCCAAGTCAAAACCAGATGAAGTTTGGAAGTTACCTGTACCAGGTTCTTGGCGTCTAGATGTGGATGTATGCTATGATGAGAGGCGTGGGTCCTTTGGCACGAGAGGCATCATCAGGGGAAGTGATGGTTTGGGGATTATTGCTTTTGGTAAGAGTATACCCAAACCTCAATCACTGATGGACGGGGAGTTATTGGCAATTCGGGATGGCTTGAAAGTTGCAAAGGAACGACAATGTTTTTCCTTACAAATTGCTTCAGATTCTCTTTTGGCAGTGCAAGAAGTCACCAATCCAAGCGAGAATCTGAGCCATACTGGTATCCTGGTAACTGAGATTTTGAAGCTAATGGAAGGACATGAGATCACCAAAATCAGCCATGTTCGTTGTTCGGCTAATATGGTTGCGCATTATATtactaaattttcttctttatcCCCTCTTCCTGCTAATTGGGAGGGTGGGACTTCCCTTTTTAGTTGA
- the LOC140835391 gene encoding uncharacterized protein, with the protein MREQHNDRFGVSLGFPGQHLISSIGKSGGLALLWKQPLDVHVWSTSRGHIDCVIKDQEKIWRFMGFYGNPDTNLRWMSWDLLRKLHAVQELRLLPWLVAGDYNEICFQREKSGGRPRSTLQMEAFREALLDCELRDIHTEGEFYTWASYRGTNSLILERLDKYTSSFEWRILYPNAQAQTLGFYHSDHRPVLMTLGNIPDGGETDNSNQRRPFRFETMWLRENDCEEIVAKGWNSTDLGTALQFKMNACSQELMAWAKIRFRNRAQKIKMGHIQVEDLKRDSQWESSIHQINLFEHELAQIESHEELYWQQRSRNQ; encoded by the coding sequence ATGAGGGAGCAGCACAATGACCGTTTTGGGGTTAGCCTCGGCTTTCCGGGGCAACACTTGATAAGTAGTATTGGTAAGAGTGGGGGTTTAGCGTTATTGTGGAAACAACCATTGGACGTTCATGTATGGTCTACTTCAAGAGGCCATATCGACTGTGTAATCAAGGATCAGGAGAAAATATGGAGATTCATGGGTTTCTACGGAAATCCAGACACTAACCTTCGATGGATGTCTTGGGATCTTTTGAGGAAGCTACATGCTGTGCAGGAATTACGACTTTTACCATGGTTAGTGGCTGGAGATTATAATGAGATATGCTTCCAAAGAGAAAAAAGCGGAGGAAGACCCCGGTCAACCTTACAAATGGAGGCATTCAGAGAGGCCCTGCTTGATTGTGAACTCCGAGATATCCACACGGAGGGGGAATTCTATACATGGGCTAGCTATCGTGGTACGAACTCACTGATATTGGAAAGGTTGGATAAATACACAAGCTCTTTTGAATGGCGCATACTTTACCCGAATGCACAAGCTCAAACCTTGGGCTTTTACCATTCGGACCACCGACCTGTGCTAATGACGTTGGGTAACATACCGGATGGAGGAGAGACAGACAATAGCAATCAAAGAAGGCCCTTCAGATTCGAAACTATGTGGTTGAGGGAGAATGATTGTGAGGAGATAGTGGCTAAAGGCTGGAATTCTACGGATTTGGGAACGGCCCTACAATTCAAGATGAATGCGTGTAGTCAGGAGCTTATGGCTTGGGCGAAGATTAGATTCAGAAATCGCGCTCAGAAAATTAAAATGGGCCATATCCAGGTAGAAGATCTGAAACGAGATTCTCAGTGGGAAAGCTCGATCCATCAGATTAATCTCTTTGAACACGAGCTGGCACAAATAGAATCCCACGAGGAGTTATATTGGCAGCAGAGAAGCCGTAATCAATGA